In Leptodesmis sichuanensis A121, the following are encoded in one genomic region:
- a CDS encoding malic enzyme-like NAD(P)-binding protein, which yields MTDLTPNSSFSLTIRFQFPNRPGMLANVTKTISTLGGSMGQIDLIEQTRQISIRDITIDCASTEHAETIVEAVKALPETKVINVYDRTFNLHRGGKICVQSRIPLRGQDDLAMAYTPGVGRICTAIAENPEEVYNLTIKQNMVAIVTDGSAVLGLGNLGPEAALPVMEGKAMLFKEFAGVDAFPICLATQDTDEIVETVKRIAPVFGGVNLEDIAAPRCFEIEVRLQRELNIPIFHDDQHGTAIVSLAALINALKLVKKAMAEVRIVINGAGAAGIAIARLLQKAGAQHICICDSRGILSLQRSDLTDQKREFAIEMAGTLADAMQGADVFLGVSVPGVVTPEMVRSMADDRIVFAMANPIPEIQPELVSEEVAIMATGRSDYPNQINNVLAFPGLFRGALDCRAQTFTTNMYLEAAQAIASLIKPADLNPEHIVPSVFDDRVATAVSAAVQRAARQDGVAQA from the coding sequence ATGACAGATCTGACACCCAATTCCAGTTTTAGCCTAACCATTCGCTTTCAGTTTCCCAATCGTCCAGGAATGCTGGCGAATGTCACCAAAACAATTTCTACCCTGGGTGGAAGCATGGGGCAGATTGATCTGATTGAGCAAACTCGTCAGATTTCCATTCGGGACATTACTATCGACTGCGCCAGTACCGAACATGCGGAAACGATCGTCGAGGCGGTGAAAGCGTTGCCGGAAACTAAGGTGATTAATGTCTATGACCGCACCTTTAATCTCCACCGGGGTGGGAAGATCTGTGTTCAGAGCCGCATTCCTTTGCGGGGACAGGATGACCTGGCAATGGCGTATACCCCTGGCGTAGGCCGTATTTGCACGGCGATCGCCGAAAATCCCGAAGAAGTCTATAACCTGACGATTAAGCAAAACATGGTGGCGATCGTCACCGATGGTAGTGCGGTTTTAGGGCTGGGCAATTTGGGGCCAGAAGCGGCACTGCCTGTGATGGAAGGAAAAGCGATGCTGTTTAAGGAGTTTGCCGGAGTAGATGCGTTTCCTATTTGTCTGGCCACTCAGGACACAGACGAAATTGTGGAAACTGTGAAGCGCATTGCTCCTGTCTTTGGCGGAGTCAACCTGGAGGATATTGCCGCTCCCCGTTGTTTTGAAATTGAAGTTCGGTTGCAGCGAGAGTTGAACATTCCTATCTTTCACGATGATCAACATGGGACGGCGATCGTCAGTCTGGCCGCGTTGATCAATGCCCTCAAACTGGTGAAGAAGGCCATGGCAGAGGTGCGAATTGTGATTAACGGAGCAGGCGCGGCAGGCATTGCGATCGCCCGGTTATTGCAAAAAGCAGGTGCGCAACACATCTGTATCTGTGACTCCAGAGGCATTTTATCCCTACAGCGATCGGATCTGACAGACCAGAAGCGGGAATTTGCCATCGAGATGGCGGGTACACTGGCGGATGCGATGCAGGGCGCGGATGTGTTTCTGGGGGTCAGTGTTCCCGGAGTCGTGACCCCGGAAATGGTGCGATCGATGGCAGACGATCGGATTGTGTTTGCCATGGCGAATCCAATTCCCGAAATTCAACCGGAACTGGTCAGTGAAGAGGTGGCCATTATGGCAACCGGACGCAGCGACTATCCCAACCAGATCAACAATGTACTCGCCTTTCCTGGCCTCTTCCGGGGTGCCCTGGATTGCCGTGCCCAGACCTTCACCACCAATATGTATCTGGAAGCGGCGCAGGCGATCGCCTCTTTGATCAAACCCGCCGATCTGAATCCAGAACATATTGTGCCTTCCGTGTTTGACGATCGAGTCGCGACTGCCGTTTCCGCTGCTGTCCAACGTGCGGCCCGTCAGGATGGGGTGGCACAGGCTTGA
- a CDS encoding SRPBCC domain-containing protein, which produces MPSLYTEIEIYAPRSKVWRVLVHKEKWVYWNTFLYDCAPERKFAEGQEVFLSLRRVPGEDETEFQPRITLLQPPVCLKWVSGIPGFVSEQVFELQDMGRDRTKYIHQEYFSGALTRLLLPFIRAEEQQGIRRMAWELKQFVENLR; this is translated from the coding sequence ATGCCAAGTCTTTATACCGAAATCGAAATCTATGCCCCCCGCTCAAAGGTCTGGCGAGTACTGGTGCATAAAGAAAAATGGGTCTACTGGAATACCTTTCTGTACGACTGTGCGCCGGAACGTAAGTTTGCAGAAGGACAGGAAGTGTTTTTGTCGTTACGGCGTGTTCCTGGAGAAGACGAAACCGAGTTTCAGCCCCGGATTACCCTACTGCAGCCGCCCGTTTGTTTGAAATGGGTGTCTGGAATTCCCGGCTTTGTCAGCGAGCAAGTGTTTGAGTTGCAGGATATGGGGCGCGATCGCACTAAATATATTCACCAGGAGTATTTTTCGGGAGCGCTGACCCGCTTGTTGCTACCCTTTATCCGAGCTGAGGAACAACAGGGTATTCGACGCATGGCCTGGGAATTGAAGCAATTTGTCGAGAACCTCAGGTAG
- a CDS encoding sensor histidine kinase, whose protein sequence is MTQQRTVLIIDDSPEDREAYRRYLLRDQTHHYIILEEESAEAGLAQCQKLHPDSVLLDFRLPDLDGLEFLEELSHQAGDQAPPVIMLTGQGDEAIAVRAMKLGAQDYLIKGRTSASDLLFTLNNVIENAQLRRELQQRKAELQESQQFIQKIVDTTPGIVYVYDLKEQCCVYINRGITDVLGYTADQISEMGATVLKQLMHPEDLQRVPEHLQQFDLLADGKTLEFEYRMHDAQGNWHWLWSQEAVFKRNASGAIQQILGIAIDVTERKQAEADRDRLLEREKAARAEAEAANRAKDEFVAMVTHDLRAPLNAIQGWTQLLRSGKLDAAARIQALETIERSTRNQARLIEDLLDISRMIQGRLELEPGWIDLTAVVKAAIAAAFPAANTKQIAIAPVLDNSSLTLRGDANRLQQVLGNLLSNAIKFTPEGGRVDVRLAKLGNRELEVRSRETDGRMGGSYAQITVTDTGCGIPPELLPYVFDRYRQAQGLARQGGLGLGLAIARHIVELHGGTIQASSPGEDQGATFTIQLPLTAITPEDTVE, encoded by the coding sequence ATGACGCAGCAGCGCACTGTTTTGATCATTGATGACAGTCCAGAAGATCGGGAAGCCTATCGGCGTTATTTGCTGCGTGACCAGACCCACCACTACATCATCCTGGAAGAAGAATCAGCAGAAGCAGGCCTGGCTCAGTGTCAGAAATTGCATCCAGACAGTGTATTGTTGGATTTTCGGTTGCCTGACCTGGATGGGCTGGAATTTTTGGAGGAACTGAGCCATCAAGCAGGAGATCAGGCTCCTCCCGTGATTATGCTGACTGGCCAGGGAGATGAGGCGATCGCGGTGCGGGCCATGAAACTGGGTGCCCAAGACTACCTGATCAAAGGCCGTACCAGTGCCAGTGATTTGCTATTTACCCTGAATAATGTCATTGAGAACGCTCAGTTACGCCGGGAGTTGCAGCAGCGCAAAGCAGAGTTACAGGAAAGTCAGCAATTCATCCAGAAGATCGTCGATACAACTCCTGGCATCGTTTATGTCTATGACCTGAAGGAACAGTGCTGTGTTTATATCAATCGCGGGATTACTGACGTTCTGGGCTATACTGCTGACCAGATCTCAGAGATGGGAGCTACAGTTCTGAAACAACTCATGCATCCAGAGGATCTGCAACGAGTCCCTGAACACTTGCAGCAGTTTGATCTCCTTGCGGATGGCAAAACCCTGGAGTTTGAGTACCGTATGCATGACGCTCAGGGAAACTGGCACTGGCTCTGGAGTCAGGAGGCTGTGTTTAAGCGAAATGCCAGCGGTGCTATCCAACAGATCCTGGGAATTGCCATTGATGTTACAGAACGCAAGCAAGCCGAGGCCGATCGCGATCGCCTGCTGGAACGGGAAAAGGCTGCCCGCGCTGAAGCAGAGGCTGCAAATCGGGCTAAGGATGAGTTTGTGGCAATGGTCACGCATGATTTACGCGCTCCCCTCAACGCAATTCAGGGCTGGACGCAACTGCTGCGGAGTGGCAAATTGGATGCAGCGGCCAGAATCCAGGCCTTAGAAACCATTGAGCGCAGTACCCGCAATCAGGCCAGACTGATCGAAGATTTACTGGATATTTCGCGCATGATCCAGGGGCGGTTGGAACTGGAACCGGGCTGGATCGATTTAACAGCCGTTGTCAAAGCGGCGATTGCTGCTGCCTTTCCCGCCGCCAACACCAAACAGATTGCGATCGCCCCAGTTTTAGACAATTCCAGCCTCACCCTGCGTGGAGATGCCAACCGCCTCCAGCAAGTGTTAGGCAACCTGCTCTCTAACGCCATTAAGTTCACGCCGGAAGGAGGACGGGTGGACGTGAGATTGGCAAAACTAGGGAATCGGGAATTGGAAGTAAGGAGCAGGGAAACTGACGGGAGGATGGGAGGCAGCTATGCCCAAATTACCGTGACTGATACAGGCTGTGGCATTCCGCCGGAATTACTACCCTATGTCTTTGATCGCTACCGACAGGCCCAGGGACTGGCGCGACAGGGAGGATTAGGGCTGGGACTGGCGATCGCACGTCATATTGTGGAGTTGCATGGTGGCACCATTCAAGCCAGTAGCCCCGGTGAAGATCAGGGAGCCACCTTCACGATTCAATTACCACTTACCGCTATAACTCCAGAGGATACGGTAGAGTAA
- a CDS encoding response regulator gives MTPAHPTHTLLVVEDSDEDFAAFERIVRRLSFTYPIYRCGDGDQALDFLYRTGVYAEPDLVPRPSLILLDLNLPGTDGREVLGEVKQHEDLKTIPIVVFTTSSNPRDIETCYEQGVNGYIIKPIDIQKLTRTIQLIVEYWFEAITLPYPLEL, from the coding sequence GTGACCCCTGCTCATCCGACTCACACCCTGTTAGTTGTTGAAGATAGCGATGAGGATTTTGCAGCCTTTGAACGGATTGTTCGACGCCTATCGTTCACCTATCCCATCTATCGCTGTGGTGATGGCGATCAGGCTCTGGATTTTTTGTATCGCACCGGAGTGTATGCAGAGCCAGACCTGGTGCCCCGTCCGTCGTTGATTTTGCTGGATTTGAATTTGCCAGGAACGGATGGCCGGGAAGTGCTGGGAGAAGTGAAACAGCATGAAGACTTAAAAACGATTCCCATTGTTGTATTTACCACTTCGTCCAACCCCAGAGACATTGAAACCTGTTACGAGCAAGGAGTGAATGGATATATTATCAAACCCATTGATATTCAAAAATTGACTCGAACCATTCAACTGATTGTGGAGTATTGGTTTGAAGCGATTACTCTACCGTATCCTCTGGAGTTATAG